GTACTTTCAGGCCTACACGAACACCTATGCCCCGGTCCCCGTCCTGAAGCGGATCTATGACCACGTGTTCTTGGACGACCGCATCGTCGCCCTCGCCATCGGGACCCGGGCCGACTGCCTGTCCGAGGACGTCGTGGACCTGCTTCTGACGTATACGAAAACCCACGAAGTCTGGCTCGAGCTCGGCGTCCAGACCGTGCATGACGAGACGCTCGTCCGCATCAATCGGGCCGAGACGGTCGATCTGTACGAGGCCTGGGTCCGACGGCTGGCCGACACGCCTCTGAAAGTCTGCATCCATCTGCTGATGGGTCTCCCCGGGGAGACCTTCGAGATGATGCAGACGACCGTCCAGACGGTCGCCGACTGGCCCGTCGAGGGCGTCAAGTGTCACAACCTCCACATCGTCCGGGGGACCGTCTTGGGCGTCCAGTACCTCCGGAAGCCGTGGCCCCTGATGGACATGGACACATACGTCGAGCTCCTGGCCGAGCTGATCGCCTGTCTGCCGCCGGACGTCGTCCTCCACCGGCTGGTCGCCGAATCTCCCCCGCAGGACCTCATCGCCCCGCCGTGGGCCAACGACAAGGCCGAGGTCCTCCGCCGTCTGGACGCCCTCCTGGAACGGCGGGGCTGGTTTCAGGGCTGTTTGCGGCGTGGGGTTGACAACAGGTCCCAGGAATCGGGAAAAGGGGCGATGAATGCCCTGCCGCGATTTAGTCTGGAAAGTGGGCCTCACGGTCCGACAGGGGACAACATAGACGTCCCCATCTGCGGGAGCGCCAGCCCCCGGCCCGTCAATCAACGACGGAAGTTCTGGAAATTCCGATAGGCGGCCTCGACGGCCCGGAGGGCGTCGGCCACGTCCCGCCAACCTCGGGTGACAACTGTCTTGCCTTCCAGCTCTTTGTAAATTCGGAAGAAGTGTTCAATCTCCCGAATCATGTGAGGGAAGACGTCTCGGTAGGATCGAATGCTGTCGTAGCGGGGGTTGTCCACAGGAACGGCCAGAATCTTTTCGTCCCGCTCGCCTTGGTCTAACATGTCCAGCAGGCCAATGGGACGGACCGTCAGGATGCATCCAGGAAAGCTGGGTTCATCGACCAGGATCAAGACGTCCAGGGGGTCGCCGTCGTCAGCCAGCGTGCTGGGGATGAACCCATAGTCACCGGGGTAGTGGACGGGGGAAAATAACGTCCGGCTCAGCCGGAAGACGTTTAGCGTCTTATCGTACTCGTACTTGTTCTGACTCCCCTTGGGGACTTCCACGACGGCATGGAACTGTTCCGGACAGCGGTCTCCGATGGGTAAAGCCCAGTAGTCGGTCATGGGACCTCCTCCTGATGGGATGCAGGATAAGAATATCAGAACTGTTCGGTTCGTGAGAATGGCGTCGGGATAATCTTTCCCATCCCCCGGGAAGCGCGATGTTTCAAAGGGACGGAGTGACGGTCTTGGCCCGGTCGGGAGCTCGGGAATTCGGGAGTTCGGGAATGGGGGGCCGGCCGGGGCGGGGATGCGGCCTGGAGGCCGGCGCCGGCGGTCAGCGACAAGAGAAGGCGAAGAGTCGGGAAAGCTTCAGGAAGACGTAGGGACTTGGAACGCTCCATACTCCCTTGCCTTCTACGTCGGCCGTCGGAGGGCCTTCCCGAGATCCCGAACTCCCGAAGGGCCCTTGGCTTGAAAAGCCGTCCTCTCCGAAGGGTCGAAAAAGCCGAATCCATGCGGATTTTTACGAACCGGACGACTCTGATGGGAGATGTAGGATGCAAACCCGATGGGGCGGATTTGGAGACGCCCGCATGACGGCGGGCGGTCGGTGACGCCTTCGCCGCCATGACGGGCGGTGCCCGGATGGAGGACGCCGGGATGACGCCTGGCGTTCCGAAGAGCCCCTTACGGCCGGTGGGCAACTGCAACGCGCTCATCAGACTTGCATCCTGCGTCCCGTAGGGGTCTTCCCATCGGCCCGTCTACTGA
Above is a genomic segment from bacterium HR11 containing:
- the ppa gene encoding Inorganic pyrophosphatase — its product is MTDYWALPIGDRCPEQFHAVVEVPKGSQNKYEYDKTLNVFRLSRTLFSPVHYPGDYGFIPSTLADDGDPLDVLILVDEPSFPGCILTVRPIGLLDMLDQGERDEKILAVPVDNPRYDSIRSYRDVFPHMIREIEHFFRIYKELEGKTVVTRGWRDVADALRAVEAAYRNFQNFRR